A genomic region of Calonectris borealis chromosome 37, bCalBor7.hap1.2, whole genome shotgun sequence contains the following coding sequences:
- the EML3 gene encoding echinoderm microtubule-associated protein-like 3: RPLTKPSYGYRGRDSRSNLHVLASGELVYFIACVVILLHVPRRRQRHYLRHSDCVRCLAVHPDRLRVATGQAAGVDKDGKPLQPIVHIWDSATLLTLQQIGLGTFERGVGSLAFSTADQGAYLCVVDDSNEHMMSVWDCARGTKQAEVKSTNESVLTVEFNPQDSSSIITSGKSHVYFWTWSGATLTKKQGIFGKYKKPKFIQCFIFDVAGDVLTGDSEGNILTWTRAAGDGRTSGKGGKETYQIGQQTRAHEGSIFALCRRRDGTVLSGGGKDRRVVCWSPALALLQEAELPERFGAVRTIAEGPGDELLVGTTRNALLRGTLAAGFTPIVQGHTDEVWGLATHPSSCLFLTCGHDRQLCLWDGQEHALAWSLALEDTGLCADFHPGGQVVAVGLLTGRWLVLDTATQQPLAGGSDGNEQLSVVRFSPDGSFLAIGSHDNFIYIYSVTDGGRKYTRFGRCAGHSSFITHLDWSKDGRFVMSNSGDYEILYWDVAGGCKLLRNRFESRDREWASYTCVLGFHVFGVWPDGSDGTDINSLCRSHHERVVAVADDFCKVHLFQYPCARPKAPSHVYGGHGSHVTNVRFTHDDGHLVSLGGKDTSVFQWRVLGGPPPPCSRSPCAPEPGGDPDPR, encoded by the exons CGTCCCTTAACGAAGCCCAGCTACGGGTACCGGGGCCGGGACAGCCGCTCCAACCTGCACGTGCTGGCCTCGGGCGAGCTGGTTTACTTCATCGCCTGCGTGGTCATCCTCCTGcacgtcccccgccgccgccagcgccacTACCTGCGCCACAGCGACTGCGTGCGCTG CCTGGCCGTGCACCCCGACCGCCTCCGCGTCGCCACGGGGCAGGCGGCCGGCGTCGACAAGGACGGGAAG CCGCTGCAGCCCATCGTGCACATCTGGGACTCGGCCACGCTGCTCACGCTGCAGCAGATCGGCCTCGGCACCTTCGAGCGGGGCGTGGGCTCCCTCGCCTTCTCCACCGCC gaCCAGGGCGCCTACCTCTGCGTGGTGGACGACTCCAACGAGCACATGATGTCGGTGTGGGACTGCGCCCGCGGCACCAAACAGGCGGAGGTGAAG AGCACGAACGAGTCGGTGCTGACGGTGGAGTTCAACCCccaggacagcagcagcatcatCACCAGCGGCAAATCCCACGTCTACTTCTGGACCTGGAGCGGGGCCACCCTCACCAAAAAACAGGGCATTTTTGGG AAATACAAGAAGCCCAAATTCATCCAGTGCTTCATTTTTGACGTCGCCGGGGACGTGTTGACGGGTGATTCCGAGGGCAACATCCTGACCTGGACCCGCGCCGCCGGGGACGGCCGCACGTCGGGGAAGGGTGGCAAAG AGACGTACCAGATCGGGCAGCAGACCCGGGCGCACGAGGGCAGCATCTTCGCCCTGTGTCGCCGGCGAGACGGGACGGTGCTGAGCGGCGGCGGCAAGGACCGGCGGGTGGTGTGCTGGAGCCCCGCGCTGGCCCTGCTGCAGGAGGCCGAG cTCCCCGAGCGCTTCGGGGCGGTGCGAACCATCGCGGAGGGACCCGGGGACGAGCTGCTGGTGGGGACGACCCGCAACGCCCTATTGCGGGGGACGCTGGCCGCCGGCTTCACCCCCATCGTGCAG ggGCACACGGACGAGGTGTGGGGCTTGgccacccaccccagctcctgcctcttcctcaccTGCGGCCACGACCGGCAGCTCTGCCTCTGGGACGGGCAGGAGCACGCCCTGGCCTGGAGCCTGGCGCTGGAG GACACGGGGCTCTGCGCTGACTTCCACCCCGGGGGGCAAGTGGTGGCCGTGGGGCTGCTGACGGGGCG gTGGCTGGTGCTGGACACGGCGACTCAGCAGCCGCTGGCGGGGGGCTCGGACGGGAACGAGCAGCTCTCGGTGGTCCGGTTCTCCCCGG ACGGCTCCTTCCTGGCCATCGGCTCCCACGACAACTTCATCTACATCTACAGCGTCACCGACGGCGGACGCAAGTACACCCGCTTTGGGCGCTGCGCG GGCCACTCCAGCTTCATCACCCACCTGGACTGGTCCAAGGACGGGCGCTTCGTCATGTCCAACTCGGGGGACTACGAGATCCTCTACT gggacGTCGCCGGGGGCTGCAAACTGCTCCGCAACCGCTTCGAGAGCCGGGACCGGGAATGGGCGTCCTACACCTGCGTGCTGGGCTTCCACGTCTTCG GTGTCTGGCCCGACGGCTCGGACGGCACCGACATCAACTCCCTGTGCCGGTCCCACCACGAGCGCGTGGTGGCCGTGGCCGATGACTTCTGCAAAGTCCATCTCTTCCAGTACCCCTGCGCCCGCCCCAAG GCGCCCAGCCACGTGTACGGGGGCCACGGCAGCCATGTCACCAACGTCCGCTTCACCCACGACGACGGCCACCTCGTCTCCCTGGGGGGCAAGGACACCAGCGTCTTCCAGtggcgggtgctgggggggccacCGCCGCCCTGCAGCCGCTCGCCCTGCGCCCCGGAGCCTGGGGGGGACCCCGACCCGCGCTGA
- the B3GAT3 gene encoding galactosylgalactosylxylosylprotein 3-beta-glucuronosyltransferase 3, whose protein sequence is MRVKLKNVFVVYFVVSLVGLLCALLQLGQPCDCSQQLRAERRRDRDRDRLLAELRGGGARGGPRAQGGGRALPTIYVVTPTYARPVQKAELVRLSQTLLHVRALHWVVVEDAAAPTALVGGLLAGSGVPFTHLNVETPPERRRQPGDPPWLRPRGVEQRNRALQWLRETRAPGESGVVYFADDDNTYSLRLFEEVGTPPSP, encoded by the exons ATGAGGGTGAAGCTGAAGAACGTTTTCGTCGTCTACTTCGTGGTGTCGCTGGTGGGGCTGCTCTGCGCCCTGCTGCAGCTCG ggcagccctgcgactgctcccagcagctccgggccgagcggcgccgggaccgggaccgggaccggctGCTGGCggagctgcggggtgggggggcccggggggggccccgggcgcagggggggggccgggccctgcccACCATCTACGTGGTGACCCCCACCTATGccag gccggTGCAGAAGGCGGAGCTGGTGCGGCTGTCGCAGACGCTGCTGCACGTGCGGGCGCTGCactgggtggtggtggaggaCGCGGCGGCCCCCACGGCGCtggtgggggggctgctggccGGCAGCGGGGTACCCTTCACCCACCTGAACGTCGAGACCCCCCCCGAACGTCGCCGCCAacccggggaccccccctggCTGCGCCCCCGCGGCGTCGAGCAGCGTAACCGGGCGCTGCAGTGGCTGCGGGAGACGCGGGCGCCCGGCGAGAGCGGGGTGGTCTACTTCGCCGACGACGACAACACCTACAGCCTGCGCCTCTTCGAGGAGGtggggacccccccgagcccctga